In Ferroplasma sp., a single window of DNA contains:
- a CDS encoding site-specific integrase: protein MTLPVNFNKNLSIQSSRKNNISISYFRGEELEQIFDYTKNKILNNRNHEALYRRYYFLMKALLHTGARIEEIVPYHRDEYVDKKGIHKEITSPGLRPIDINLDIGTVTLPTLKKKTMNGKLPQRVLPISQDFKNEYMSYAMAMHIDIKSKNPLFPITRKAVNKFMGKMQSELGFGIHPHKFRHTFAVTAVLSGVPLNVLQEWMAHSSIFITSVYTQITGIDTTRYMGQMDYQNL from the coding sequence ATGACATTGCCGGTTAACTTTAACAAAAATTTAAGCATCCAGTCTTCCAGGAAAAATAATATTTCAATATCCTATTTCAGAGGAGAAGAACTGGAACAGATCTTTGATTATACAAAAAATAAGATCCTGAATAACAGGAACCATGAAGCACTTTACAGGAGATATTATTTTTTAATGAAAGCCCTCCTGCATACCGGTGCCAGGATAGAAGAGATTGTTCCATACCATCGGGATGAATACGTAGATAAGAAAGGGATTCATAAAGAAATAACCTCTCCTGGCTTAAGGCCAATAGACATTAACCTGGATATTGGTACTGTAACATTGCCTACACTCAAAAAGAAAACAATGAATGGTAAGCTTCCACAGAGAGTGCTGCCTATATCGCAGGATTTTAAGAATGAGTACATGTCATATGCCATGGCCATGCATATAGACATTAAATCAAAGAATCCGTTGTTTCCGATTACCAGAAAAGCAGTAAATAAGTTTATGGGGAAAATGCAGAGTGAGTTGGGATTTGGAATACACCCGCACAAGTTCAGGCATACTTTTGCCGTGACTGCTGTGCTTTCCGGTGTGCCATTAAATGTACTCCAGGAATGGATGGCACACTCAAGCATATTTATAACAAGTGTTTATACACAGATTACGGGCATTGATACTACAAGGTACATGGGCCAGATGGATTATCAGAATTTATGA
- a CDS encoding ASCH domain-containing protein, producing MKVLMSIKPEYVNRILSGQKKYEFRRKIWKNKITDVLVYSTSPIQRITMAFKVKNIISAPPQLLWDRYHEYSGISKDKFIKYFKNCDTGYAIEIGNITNLEPYKLNIRPPQSYMYIDD from the coding sequence ATGAAGGTCTTAATGTCTATAAAACCGGAATATGTTAATAGAATATTATCCGGGCAAAAGAAATACGAGTTCAGGAGGAAGATCTGGAAAAATAAAATAACGGATGTCCTGGTATATTCCACTTCTCCAATCCAGAGAATAACAATGGCCTTCAAAGTTAAGAATATCATTTCAGCTCCACCGCAGCTGCTATGGGATAGATACCACGAATATAGCGGAATTTCCAAAGATAAGTTCATTAAATATTTTAAGAATTGTGATACTGGATATGCAATAGAAATAGGCAATATTACGAATTTGGAACCTTACAAATTGAATATAAGGCCACCACAATCATATATGTATATAGATGACTGA
- a CDS encoding toll/interleukin-1 receptor domain-containing protein produces MMEDTQGSESFDIFVSHSHKDYEKVNLYLEYVNDKKTGLGKIFPVFIAHKDITPTKPWEEEIIKALKHTKIFIAYLTPNFKKSEWCGQESGIAYANDQFIIPLMDGSKPYGFLGKYQGMPIPSNHRHSRSETPTTTGLKEFAVSIIKSAYDDKRCSSMVRNKIFGHLNDISSFSQTDLVFSLLEHFKPFTEEEKTTILKAYEGNKQINQAGSADSLIMELKQNE; encoded by the coding sequence ATGATGGAAGATACACAAGGCTCGGAGAGTTTCGATATATTCGTTAGTCACAGTCATAAAGATTATGAAAAAGTCAATTTGTATTTAGAATATGTAAATGATAAAAAAACAGGTCTGGGGAAAATTTTTCCTGTTTTTATAGCCCATAAGGATATAACACCAACTAAACCATGGGAAGAAGAAATAATTAAGGCCCTAAAACATACCAAAATATTTATAGCTTATTTAACACCCAACTTCAAAAAATCTGAGTGGTGTGGCCAGGAATCTGGAATCGCATACGCGAATGACCAATTTATAATTCCATTGATGGATGGGTCTAAACCTTATGGATTTCTAGGAAAATACCAGGGCATGCCAATACCTTCAAATCATAGACACAGCAGATCAGAAACACCAACAACCACTGGATTAAAGGAATTTGCAGTGTCAATTATTAAATCAGCATATGATGACAAGAGATGCAGTAGCATGGTAAGAAATAAGATTTTTGGGCATCTAAATGACATTTCATCATTTAGCCAGACTGATTTAGTGTTTTCATTATTAGAACATTTCAAACCATTTACAGAAGAGGAAAAAACTACCATACTCAAAGCATACGAAGGAAATAAACAGATTAACCAGGCAGGATCAGCAGATTCGTTAATCATGGAACTAAAGCAAAATGAGTGA
- a CDS encoding N-6 DNA methylase, protein MLCDEKAVLIKRRTLGEHLTSVNIFKEYILPKIRDKINNYTWVDLFAGEGNLILPILDLVPENKRIEFFHHNIFLFEVQKEMVERAIKNAESYGIPKSIAETNIQIRDTLKEYPVLNVKKPIYHITNPPYLYIGYIAKHKENFNQLDYFARSYKGLQDLYQVALMNDLQNGINQMVYIIPSNFLFGDSVSNLIRMSFLPLYKIDNAIIFEKKIFENTGVNVVICFFERTNIRNSTIKFKATKINGEIKEREYVLSQKNNYRAGSEFNDYIKAQKKNMIKISYYLTKKEIDNNKGENKVLLLNSKEYKNGEYTKKTFFVNDKLYEKIIKNPLFIRTVDTGSENGKSGLYYIKETFGTDGIFVDGNTYRTNPIQVFIEPYLSSEQMKQLQLTFNQKLNELRDITDSEFMTTYKYSNNGKYTRKYLGLLQAKKLLEVIDIKIKIPEQTHQTKLL, encoded by the coding sequence TTGCTCTGTGATGAAAAAGCAGTTCTTATAAAAAGGCGTACGTTAGGTGAACACCTTACATCTGTAAATATATTTAAAGAATATATACTGCCCAAAATTAGGGATAAAATAAATAATTATACATGGGTTGATTTATTCGCTGGTGAAGGCAATTTAATATTACCTATACTGGATTTGGTGCCTGAAAATAAAAGAATTGAATTCTTTCATCATAACATATTTCTTTTTGAGGTACAAAAAGAAATGGTTGAAAGAGCTATAAAAAATGCAGAATCGTATGGAATACCAAAATCAATAGCGGAAACAAATATTCAGATAAGAGATACGCTTAAAGAGTATCCTGTACTGAATGTTAAAAAGCCAATTTACCACATAACAAATCCGCCATATCTATATATAGGGTATATAGCTAAACATAAGGAAAATTTTAATCAGCTTGATTATTTTGCCAGAAGCTATAAAGGTTTACAAGATCTATATCAAGTTGCATTGATGAATGATTTACAGAATGGAATAAATCAAATGGTTTATATAATTCCTTCAAATTTTTTATTTGGTGATTCTGTTTCTAATTTAATCAGGATGAGTTTTTTACCTTTGTATAAAATAGATAATGCTATTATATTTGAGAAAAAGATCTTTGAAAATACAGGTGTAAATGTAGTAATATGTTTCTTTGAAAGAACAAATATAAGAAATAGTACTATAAAATTTAAAGCTACAAAAATAAATGGAGAAATAAAAGAAAGAGAATATGTATTATCGCAGAAGAATAATTATAGGGCAGGTAGTGAATTTAATGATTATATTAAGGCGCAAAAAAAGAATATGATTAAAATATCCTATTATTTAACTAAAAAGGAGATTGATAATAACAAAGGGGAAAATAAGGTACTACTATTAAATTCTAAAGAATATAAAAATGGAGAATACACAAAGAAAACATTTTTTGTAAATGATAAGCTTTATGAAAAAATAATAAAAAATCCATTATTTATAAGAACTGTTGACACTGGAAGCGAAAATGGAAAATCCGGATTATATTATATAAAAGAAACTTTTGGCACTGATGGGATATTTGTGGATGGAAATACATATAGAACAAATCCAATACAAGTATTTATTGAGCCATATCTATCTTCGGAGCAAATGAAACAATTGCAATTAACCTTCAACCAAAAGCTAAACGAACTCAGGGATATAACGGATAGTGAATTTATGACTACATATAAGTATAGTAATAATGGAAAATATACAAGAAAATATCTTGGATTGCTACAGGCAAAGAAATTGCTTGAAGTAATAGATATAAAAATTAAAATTCCTGAACAAACTCATCAAACAAAATTGCTGTAA
- a CDS encoding tyrosine-type recombinase/integrase produces MDEKELRDFKNFMIDEMRLSPSTVKDTLRRLPYIENKSKSMERDDLQELVRIEWNTKSNKTANEYIKIINRWLRFKNEKPLKYFKEYESFTVKICTPDAKEKLLIAASRQGPREKAIFYLLFGTGVRLGEAVNLKLQNIKNDRIFVTGKGQKEREIFLPSESRNALDEYLLVRTPGKTASDKDFLFTTKVGKRMSYDYFRNLCKFVAMNAGIKFHPHMARHTYATELLLAGMDVAFVSKLLGHENLSATQKYLHPSQQEAIYQASKINLFENQHKNKYQNHNDLDHKDRLGFGPK; encoded by the coding sequence ATGGACGAAAAGGAACTAAGGGATTTTAAGAATTTTATGATTGATGAAATGCGTTTATCACCCTCCACTGTGAAGGACACATTGAGAAGATTGCCATATATTGAAAATAAATCAAAATCAATGGAGAGGGATGATTTGCAGGAACTGGTGCGCATAGAATGGAACACCAAGAGCAATAAGACTGCAAATGAGTACATTAAAATAATCAACAGGTGGCTCAGATTCAAGAATGAAAAGCCCCTGAAATATTTTAAGGAATACGAATCATTTACAGTAAAGATCTGCACACCGGATGCCAAGGAAAAACTTTTAATTGCAGCTTCCAGGCAGGGACCAAGGGAGAAAGCCATATTTTATTTATTGTTTGGCACCGGAGTAAGGCTCGGGGAAGCCGTGAACTTAAAGCTCCAGAATATCAAAAATGACAGGATCTTTGTAACAGGTAAAGGCCAGAAGGAGAGGGAAATATTCCTTCCTTCAGAATCCAGAAATGCGCTGGATGAATACCTTTTAGTAAGGACTCCTGGGAAAACAGCCTCGGATAAGGATTTTCTGTTTACGACAAAAGTGGGAAAGAGAATGTCATACGATTATTTCCGGAATTTATGCAAATTCGTTGCGATGAATGCCGGGATAAAATTCCATCCCCACATGGCCAGGCACACATATGCCACGGAGCTTTTGTTGGCTGGAATGGATGTGGCCTTCGTGTCAAAGCTGCTGGGGCACGAAAATCTTTCAGCGACCCAAAAATACCTGCACCCGAGCCAGCAGGAGGCGATTTACCAGGCTTCAAAAATAAATTTATTTGAAAATCAACATAAAAATAAGTACCAAAATCATAATGATTTAGACCATAAGGATAGGTTGGGATTTGGACCCAAGTAG